A window of the Arachis duranensis cultivar V14167 chromosome 5, aradu.V14167.gnm2.J7QH, whole genome shotgun sequence genome harbors these coding sequences:
- the LOC127747649 gene encoding uncharacterized protein LOC127747649, translating to MERALQTQVVPEGQRVEFATYLLTGEASHWWQGIRRLLQQGDDYVTWNVFKEEFYKKYSPTSARTAKELELLQLKQGTMSVSDSVGPMEIRTFSELVNKCRVAEECVKKAAAERGSLKGSFPHNRGKSFAPRGPPFKREGSSRRPINNNSQGKRYGKQPQNEQACARCGKDTEGPVVVNNYYLNSMMVNYSGTERQGIMLLTAGVSGDDQRLEQISVVCEFLEVFPDDINKFPPNREIEEEHAEHLRTVLQILKENKLYAKLSKCEFWKSEVKLLGHG from the exons atggaGCGAGCACTACAAACACAAGTGGTGCCTGAAGggcagcgtgtcgagtttgccACATATTTGCTCACTGGTGAGGCCTCGCATTGGTGGCAgggtatccgacgtcttctacagcagggtgatgactatgTCACCTGGAATGTCTTCaaagaggagttctataagaagtactctCCGACTTCTGCCAGGACGGCTAAAGAACTTGAGTTACTGCAGCTGAAGCAGGGCACCatgtccgtatctga ctcagtgggaccaatggagatcagaACTTTCTCCGAATTGGTGAACAAGTGTAgagttgctgaagagtgtgtgaaaaaggcAGCTGCTGAGAGAGGGAGTCTCAAAGGTTCATTTCCACATAAcagagggaagagctttgcacctagaggtccacCTTTCAAGAGGGAAGGCTCTTCCAGAAGACCCatcaacaacaactcccaagggaagaGGTATGgaaagcagcctcagaatgaacAAGCTTGTGCTAgatgtggga AGGATACAGAAGGaccggtcgtggtgaataattattacttgaattcgatgatggtaaACTATTCCGGAACCGAACGTCAGGGTATTATGTTATTAACCGCaggtgtttcgggtgatgatcaaagattGGAACAAATttcggttgtgtgtgagtttctggaagtgtttcccgatgaCATTAAtaagtttccacctaaccgagag ATTGAGGAAGAACATgcagaacacttgaggaccgtgttgcagattctaaaggagaataAACTCTATGCgaaactgtctaagtgtgagttttggaagagtgaggtgaagctTTTGGGTCACGGGTGA